The Brevundimonas vesicularis genome includes the window ACGCGGCGCATTCACCTGCATCGGGCGCGCGGCCAGGGCCAGGGTCAGAGTGCGCGGCCGGCTGGAGGTGTTGGTCAGGTCGTAACGGCCCCACAGTTGCGCCTGATCGGCCGGTCCGTCGGCGAAGCTGGTGATCTTCAGCGTCCAGTCGTCGGCGGCCCAGGTCACGGACGGGATCGGCAGGTCGCCGTCCTTCAGCCCCTGTTCGATATTGACGTCGGCCCAAGTGATCAGCCGGCCGTTGTCGACGACGAAGGGTTCGATACTGGGTCCGGCGCGGCGCAGCTCGATGGCGCCGTCCTCGCCGATCAGGCCGCTCTCGCCGCCTCCATCGACACCGACCAGGGTCCAGTATGACTGCTCGCCGGAGAAGCCGCGCGGATAAAGGCCGCGCCGGTTCTCCTTGGCCACCGCCTCAAGGAACACTGTGGGATCTGCGCCGAAGGCCAGCGGTTCGACCTCGATCTCGTTCAGGGCATAGGTCGTCGCCTGGGTCGCGCCCAGTCGTTGGCCCGCGCCGGATGAACCAACCACGTCCGGCGCCGGAGCGGGCTTCAGCGGTTCCAGTCTCAGCCAGCGCGCCGTCGCCTCGGGCGTCATCAGCCAGTCAATGCCGCCATTGCCGCCCGTGACTGTCGTCAGCGGCCGCCAGTCGCGTCCGTCCAGAGAGGTGGAAACGCGATAGTCGCTCGCCGCCCCCCGCTCGCCCCACCGCAGGGTCAGGCCGCCGAACTCGCGCTCGTAGCCCAGGTCCAATGTCAGGGCCGACGCCTCCCCCACCGGCGGGGTCCAAGCGGTCTTGGGGTCCAGATCGACGGCGTTGGCGGCGGTCGATTCCGTGCGTCCATCGCTGGCCACCGGCTGGGGCGGAACCGGGGGATCGACCGGCAGGGCGCGCAGGGTCAGTTCGTCGATCTCGACCGAGCCTTTGCCACCTTCGGCCGCGACCACGACGAACTCGACCCGCTCGGCGCGACGCAGAATGGTTTCAGGGCTTGGCCCCCAGGCTTTGGAGACCTGACGGCGTTTGATGACGAACTTGGTCCAGCCATCGGGAAAGTCGTAGCGGGCCGTCTGCTTCCACCAGACATTGTCGGCGGAGGCGTCGGTCAGCTTGACCTCGAAGGTATTGGTCGGCCCGGCGCCCCGCACCCAGAAGCTGATCTCGTAGTTGTCGGGCAGTTCGAACGGCAGCGGCCGGCTGAGCACCGCATAACCCGCCTTGCCGTCGAAATCGTAATCGAGCCGCACCGCTTTCCCGTCATGGCCGGCGACGGCGGAGACGGCGGCGTGAACGTCGGTCGAGGCGCTGGCCTCCCACCGCGCCGCGTCGTCCATGCTGTCGAGGACGCGCGTCTCCTGGGCGACGACGGGCGCGGCCAGGGCGAGGGTCAGGACCGAGGCGGCGGCCAGCAGGAGATTACGCATCGAAACTCGCAGTTCTGGTCAGCCCTTCACGCTGCCCGCGAGCATGCCGCGGATGTAGTAGGGTTGCAGGGCGAGGAAGAGGATCAGCACGGGTGCGACCGTGACGACGGCGCCGGCCATCATCAGTTCGATGTCCTGCACATGCTCGCGCGACAGGGCCGCCAGCGCCACCGGCAGGGTATAGTTCGACTGATCCGTCAGGATGATCAGGGGCCACAGGAAGTCGTTCCAGCTGCCCAGGAAGACGAACAGGCCCAGTGTCACGATGATCGGCTGCAAGGTCGGCAGCACGACGCGGCGGAAGATCTGGCCCTCGCTGGCGCCGTCGATCCGCGCGGCCTCCAGCATCTCGTCGGGAATGCTCAGCGCATACTGGCGCACCAGAAACAGGCCGAAGATCGACGCCAGCCATGGCACCAACGCCCCGGCGTAGGTATTCACCAGCCCCATCCCCTTCAGCATCAGGAACAACGGCAGGGTGCCGATCTGGGCCGGCACCACCAGGGCGGCGACCAGGAACTGGAATAGCCGCTCACGCCCGGCGAACTTCAGCTTGGCGAAGGCGTAGCCGGCCGGAACCGTGAACCCCAGCGCCAGGATGGTCGCCAGTGTCGCCAGGGCGAAGCTGTTCCAGAGATACCGCCCCATGCCTTGGTTAAGGAACAGGTCGCGATAATGCTCCAGCGTCCAATGTGACGGCAGCAGCGGCGGCGGGAAGACGGCCGCCTCGCCGGTCGCCATGAAGCTGACCGACACCATCCAGACCAGCGGGAACAGGACGATCAGGGCGATCAGCGCGACGGCGAGGTTGAGCAGGATGGCGCGGATTTTCATTGATACGCCCCTACGCGCTTGGCGACCGCCAACTGGACCAGGGTGATCGCCAGGATGCACAGGAACAGGACGAAGGCGACGGCGCTGGCGGAGCCCAGGTTCCACCATTTGAAGCCCTCTTCGTACATGAAGTAGAGCACCGTCACCGTGCTCTGGGCCGGTCCGCCCTGCGTCATCACATAGGGTTCGGCGAACAGCTGGAAGAAGCTGGCGACCGAGATGATCGAGACCAGCAGCATGGTTGGAGCGATGGCCGGCAGGGTCACATGGCGGAACTGCTTCCACGACCCGGCGCCGTCGATGCGCGCGGCCTCGTACAGATCGTCCGGCACGGTCTGAAGCACCGCCAGGAAGATCAGCATATTGTATCCGAAGATCTTCCAGACCACGAACATCAGGATCGCCGGAATGGAGGTCGATGGGTCGCCCAGCCAATCCACGGCCGGCAGGCCGAGACTCTCCAGCCCCCAGTTGATGACGCCGTAGCGGGTGTGCAGCAGATAGCGCCAGACCACCGCCGTCGCGACCAAAGTCGTGACATAGGGGGCGAAGAACATCACCCGCCAGATCGGCCGCCACTTCACGACCCGCGCGTTCAGGATCACCGCCGCCGCCAGGGACGCGGCGATGGACAGGGGCACGCCGAGGACGGCGAAGGTCAGGGTGTTCTTCATCGCCCCCCAGAACAGGGGATTGGTCAGCAGCCGCTCATAGTTCTGCAAGCCCACGAAACGCAGGTTGTCCAGGTTCGCCAGGGCGTAGATGTCGAAGTCGGTCAGGCTGAGCAGCAGGGCCGCGATCACCGGAATGGCGAAGAACAGGCCGATGGCGAGCATGGCCGGGGCGACGAAGGCCCAGGCGGCCCGCTCGCGCGCGCCGCGTCCACGCGACGGCTTAACGCTGGCCCCCGCCTTCGACAATGTCGGATCGGCGACGGTCATACGGCCCTGCCCTGTTCCATCATCCAGCGGCGTTTTTCCAGCAGGCGATCGGCGCGACGGTCGATCTCGGCGGCGGCGGTCTCAGGCGTATATTCGCCACGCACCATCCGTTCGGCGACGATCTGCATCTCCGTGACGATCCGCTCCCATTCCGGCACCTTGGGCACGGCCTTGGCGCGCGCCAGCTGGCCACGAAACGGCGCCAGCATGGGGTCGCGCTCCACGCCCGCGATGTCCCAGGCGCTCTGGCGTGCGGGCAGATCGCCGACGATGGTATTGAACCGGGCCTGCACCGCCGGTTCGGACAGATAGCGGACCAGGGCCCAGGCCGCCTCCTGGTGCGGGGAGGATTTGAAGACCGCCAGGCTGGACCCGCCCGGCGCCGAGGCACCTAGGCCGTTCGGTCCCGGCACGCCCGCCGTGGCCCAGTTCGGCTGGAACGACGCGGGCAGCTTGCTGCGGAAATCGCCCACGCTCCACGGGCCCGAGAAGTAGAAGCTGAAATAGCCCCTGGCGAACTCGGTCCAGACGTTGGAAATCTGGGTCGACGAGGCCAGCGGCGCCAACTGCTCGTCGAACAGGCTGCGGTAGAAGGCCAAGGCCGCGACGAAGCCGGGGTTGGAGAAGTTTCCGCGCGTATCCCGATCCCTCAGCAGCGGCTCATCGATCTGAAGCCCGAAGGTCAGAAGCTGCTCGAACTCGTTCAACGGCAGCAAGATGGCGTAGTTGTCGCCGGCCGCCACACGCTTGATCGCATGCATGGCCCGCTTCCACTCGGCCCAGTCTTCGGGCGGCGCGTCGAAGCCGGCCCGCGCCAGCAGATCCTTGCGATAGAACAAAAGCCGTGTGTCGACATACCAGGGTGTGGTCATGGCGCGGCCGGCGATTTCGTTGGTCTCCAGCACCGCCGGAAACTGATCGGTCAGCAGGTTCGCGGCCTCAGCCGGGGTCGGCGACAGGGCGCCGATGGCGGTCAGCTCCGCCACCCAGGTATTGCCGATCTGGCTGACGTCCGGCAGCGAGGCCCCGGCATAGGCGGTCAGCAGCTTTTCGTGCGCGGCCGTCCACGGCAGGGGCTGGACCGAGACGCGGACGCCCGGATTGCGGCGCTCGAACTCGGGCATCAACTGGCCCACCGTCCCACCCTCATTGCCCATGGCCCAGAAGCTCAGCACGGTCTCGCCATCACGGCGCGGGGTGCAGGCCGCAGCCGCCCCTCCCGCCATCAGGGCCAGCGCGCTGCGTCTGTGGGCCGTCAAACTCATCCGTTCATCCAGCCGCCGGTGAAGCCCGCGATGTCGAGCGCGCGGCGGATATTGGGCTCGCCGCGCATATAGCGCCAGACGAACTCGGACCTGTGGTTCTCGGTCATGATGACGATCGGCCCCTGGTCGATGCCCAGATAGTCGCCGTCCACCCAACCCACGCCGTCCACGATCTTGCCGTGCTGCAGCGGTCCGTCGCGCACCGTCAGTGTCGGATTGAAGCTGTCGAGGAAACCCCACTCGGTATAGACGCCCGCGCCATAGCGCGCCTTCATCGCCTTGACGCAGGGCACGACGATCTCGGGCGCGAAGGCGATGGAGCTGGCCGCCGCCGTCGGCGCGATGGTGCCGTCGTCGCGCTCGCCCGGACCGCGAGCGGAATAGCTGAAGAACTCGCGCTCCTTGCCGTCGATGATCTGTTTGAAATCGCCCGGCCCGTCGCAGGCCGTCAGGCCCCAGACCTCGGACGAATAGCCCGCCCAGCCGCCCGGATTGTCGTGAGCGTACTTCTGCTGGGCGTAGACGGCGCGGCGGCTGTTTTCGAAATAGTCCAAGTATTCGCCCAGCTGGGCCGACTGCCCCCGCATCCAGGCGTCCTGAATGCCGCGGAAGTCGATGAACATATGGCTGTACTGATGCCCGAATATGGGCGCGAAATTCAGGTGCCAGCTGCCCCAGCGATCGGTCCAGCTCTCGTCGTAACTGGCCGCCCATTCGTGCCAGACATTGACCGACACCGGATGGGTCGGGCTGCCGATGGCCAGCAGCAAGACCAGCATCCCTTCGTTGTAGACGTGCCAGTCGGACGGAATGAAGCCGCTCTCGGGGTGCCAGCCCATGGTGATGCGGTTGTCGCGGATCACGGCCCACGGCCATTCGATCCGTTCATAGATGGCCTGGGCCTTCTGACGGATTTCCGCCTCGTCCTCATGACGGCCGTCGAAGTAGCGGGCGGCGAACAGCATGCCGCCGATCAGCAGCGCCGTGTCGACGGTGGAGAGCTCGTTCTGCGCGAAACGCAGCCCGGTCTCCATATCCAGGAAGTGGTAGAAGAAGCCCTTGTACCCCGCCGTGCCGCTGGCCTCCGGGCCCTGCGGCAAATCATGGAAGAAGCGTAGCGTCGTCAGGGTCCGCTCTCGCGCCTCGGCCCGGCTCATCCAGCCGCGCTCGACGCCCAC containing:
- a CDS encoding carbohydrate ABC transporter permease; the encoded protein is MKIRAILLNLAVALIALIVLFPLVWMVSVSFMATGEAAVFPPPLLPSHWTLEHYRDLFLNQGMGRYLWNSFALATLATILALGFTVPAGYAFAKLKFAGRERLFQFLVAALVVPAQIGTLPLFLMLKGMGLVNTYAGALVPWLASIFGLFLVRQYALSIPDEMLEAARIDGASEGQIFRRVVLPTLQPIIVTLGLFVFLGSWNDFLWPLIILTDQSNYTLPVALAALSREHVQDIELMMAGAVVTVAPVLILFLALQPYYIRGMLAGSVKG
- a CDS encoding carbohydrate ABC transporter permease, translating into MTVADPTLSKAGASVKPSRGRGARERAAWAFVAPAMLAIGLFFAIPVIAALLLSLTDFDIYALANLDNLRFVGLQNYERLLTNPLFWGAMKNTLTFAVLGVPLSIAASLAAAVILNARVVKWRPIWRVMFFAPYVTTLVATAVVWRYLLHTRYGVINWGLESLGLPAVDWLGDPSTSIPAILMFVVWKIFGYNMLIFLAVLQTVPDDLYEAARIDGAGSWKQFRHVTLPAIAPTMLLVSIISVASFFQLFAEPYVMTQGGPAQSTVTVLYFMYEEGFKWWNLGSASAVAFVLFLCILAITLVQLAVAKRVGAYQ
- a CDS encoding sugar ABC transporter substrate-binding protein is translated as MSLTAHRRSALALMAGGAAAACTPRRDGETVLSFWAMGNEGGTVGQLMPEFERRNPGVRVSVQPLPWTAAHEKLLTAYAGASLPDVSQIGNTWVAELTAIGALSPTPAEAANLLTDQFPAVLETNEIAGRAMTTPWYVDTRLLFYRKDLLARAGFDAPPEDWAEWKRAMHAIKRVAAGDNYAILLPLNEFEQLLTFGLQIDEPLLRDRDTRGNFSNPGFVAALAFYRSLFDEQLAPLASSTQISNVWTEFARGYFSFYFSGPWSVGDFRSKLPASFQPNWATAGVPGPNGLGASAPGGSSLAVFKSSPHQEAAWALVRYLSEPAVQARFNTIVGDLPARQSAWDIAGVERDPMLAPFRGQLARAKAVPKVPEWERIVTEMQIVAERMVRGEYTPETAAAEIDRRADRLLEKRRWMMEQGRAV
- a CDS encoding glucoamylase family protein, producing the protein MNRRNFLMRTTTGAATLAVGFPVMAAAQQAAATGAVNGTQRRPMRLDQEIEELQERTFRWFEKVTDRKTGLTPDRWPTPSFCSVAAVGFALTCWPVGVERGWMSRAEARERTLTTLRFFHDLPQGPEASGTAGYKGFFYHFLDMETGLRFAQNELSTVDTALLIGGMLFAARYFDGRHEDEAEIRQKAQAIYERIEWPWAVIRDNRITMGWHPESGFIPSDWHVYNEGMLVLLLAIGSPTHPVSVNVWHEWAASYDESWTDRWGSWHLNFAPIFGHQYSHMFIDFRGIQDAWMRGQSAQLGEYLDYFENSRRAVYAQQKYAHDNPGGWAGYSSEVWGLTACDGPGDFKQIIDGKEREFFSYSARGPGERDDGTIAPTAAASSIAFAPEIVVPCVKAMKARYGAGVYTEWGFLDSFNPTLTVRDGPLQHGKIVDGVGWVDGDYLGIDQGPIVIMTENHRSEFVWRYMRGEPNIRRALDIAGFTGGWMNG